One segment of Anastrepha obliqua isolate idAnaObli1 chromosome 3, idAnaObli1_1.0, whole genome shotgun sequence DNA contains the following:
- the LOC129241078 gene encoding AFG3-like protein 2, with amino-acid sequence MAHKLMQSAKALERCLRRSYVTNNLNVIGSSRNIVGTPAFMEMPVIQFLLEQVQYFCKKPPKGFEKYFEEGKTAEKKTPDADASKSKTPSSKDGSSSSSSTNKSDWSFGMFSNSSKGSQGNRGAGGGGGRPIGEGSGGDREKWIVFGAVSAVALLASIAFFEMGYKEISWKEFVNNYLNKGLVEKLEVVNKKWVRVRLLPGNSQDSSGVLWFNIGSVDSFERNLESAQTDLGIEALNFVPVIYRTEVEASALTGLLPTLLIIGFLVYMMRRSADMMGAGRGRKGGGLFGGVMQSTAKLINSNEIGVRFKDVAGCEEAKIEIMEFVNFLKNPQQYIDLGAKIPKGAMLTGPPGTGKTLLAKATAGEANVPFISVSGSEFLEMFVGVGPSRVRDMFAMARKHAPCILFIDEIDAVGRKRGGKSFGGHSEQENTLNQLLVEMDGFNTTTNVVVLAATNRVDILDKALMRPGRFDRQIFVPAPDIKGRASIFKVHLGPLKTNLDKQDLARKMAALTPGFTGADIANVCNEAALIAARDSLDSIAMKNFEQAIERVIAGMEKKTNVLAPEEKKTVAHHEAGHAVAGWFLEYADPLLKVSIIPRGKGLGYAQYLPKDQYLLSKEQLFDRMCMTLGGRVAEELFFNRITTGAQDDLKKITDSAYAQIVRFGMNEKVGQVSFDAGQQGDPMFTKPYSEETAQLIDQEVRVLIQKAHERTTELLTKHKEDVRRVAERLLKNEILSRDDMIELLGPRPFQEKSTYEEFVEGTGSFEEDTSLPKGLQNWNKEKDESKETHPPKPVPTP; translated from the exons ATGGCGCACAAGCTGATGCAATCAGCGAAGGCTTTGGAACGCTGCCTTCGACGCAGTTACGTTACTAATAACCTTAATGTGATTGGTTCAAGTCGTAATATTGTTGGAACACCTGCGTTTATGGAAATGCCAGTAATACAGTTCCTCTTGGAACAAGTGCAATACTTTTGCAAAAAACCGCCAAAAGGGTTTGAGAAGTATTTTGAAGAAGGGAAAACAGCGGAAAAGAAAACGCCTGATGCCGATGCTTCTAAAAGTAAAACTCCAAGTAGCAAAGATGGTAGCAGCAGTAGCTCTTCAACCAATAAAAGTGATTGGAGTTTTGGTATGTTTTCTAATAGCTCAAAAGGATCACAAGGAAATCGCGGAGCGGGTGGTGGAGGTGGTCGGCCTATTGGAGAAGGTAGCGGGGGCGACCGTGAAAAGTGGATAGTTTTTGGTGCAGTCAGTGCTGTTGCACTTTTGGCATCAATTGCATTTTTCGAAATGGGATACAAAGAGATCTCCTGGAAGGAATTCGTTAACAA ctACCTAAATAAAGGTTTAGTCGAAAAATTGGAAGTGGTCAACAAAAAATGGGTGCGTGTTCGGTTGTTGCCTGGCAATTCGCAAGACTCTAGTGGAGTGTTATGGTTTAATATTGGCAGTGTAGACTCATTTGAGCGTAATTTAGAAAGTGCTCAGACGGATCTCGGCATTGAAGCACTTAACTTCGTGCCAGTTATATATCGTACCGAAGTTGAGGCCTCAGCGTTGACGGGTCTGTTACCAACACTCCTGATAATTGGATTTTTAGTTTATATGATGCGTCGATCAGCTGATATGATGGGCGCTGGTCGTGGACGAAAGGGTGGGGGACTATTTGGTGGCGTAATGCAGTCTACTGCGAAACTCATAAATTCAAATGAGATCGGCGTACGATTCAA AGATGTTGCAGGTTGTGAGGAAGCCAAAATAGAAATCATGGAATTTGTGAACTTCCTAAAGAATCCTCAACAATATATTGATCTTGGTGCTAAGATACCAAAAGGCGCTATGTTGACTGGTCCACCTGGCACAGGAAAAACGTTGTTGGCGAAGGCAACAGCCGGTGAAGCGAATGTACCTTTCATTAGCGTATCTGGATCAGAGTTTTTAGAGATGTTCGTTGGTGTTGGCCCATCGCGTGTTCGTGATATGTTTGCGATGGCCAGAAAACATGCGCCCTGTATTCTGTTTATCGACGAAATTGATGCCGTTGGCCGAAAGCGAGGGGGTAAATCTTTTGGAGGACATTCCGAACAAGAAAATACATTAAATCAATTACTGGTCGAAATGGACGGCTTCAATACGACTACAAATGTAGTTGTGTTAGCAGCAACGAATCGTGTGGATATATTAGACAAGGCATTAATGCGCCCAGGCCGGTTCGATCGTCAAATTTTCGTACCAGCACCAGACATAAAAGGCCGAGCAAGTATTTTTAAG GTACATTTGGGTCCGTTAAAAACGAATTTGGACAAACAAGATCTGGCACGAAAAATGGCAGCGCTCACACCTGGCTTCACCGGCGCGGACATTGCAAACGTGTGCAATGAAGCTGCACTTATAGCCGCGCGTGACTCGCTTGATTCCATTgcgatgaaaaactttgaacagGCCATAGAGCGCGTGATAGCTGGAATGGAGAAAAAGACTAATGTGTTGGCTCCAGAGGAGAAGAAAACGGTGGCACATCATGAAGCTGGTCATGCGGTAGCTGGTTGGTTCTTGGAATATGCTGACCCGTTACTTAAAGTTTCAATTATACCACGTGGAAAAGGTCTTGGGTATGCACAATACTTGCCCAAGGATCAGTACTTACTCTCGAAGGAGCAACTGTTTGATCGAATGTGCATGACCCTGGGTGGGCGTGTTGCAGAGGAGCTTTTCTTTAACCGTATCACGACGGGCGCGCAGGacgatttgaaaaaaataacggACAGTGCTTATGCACAAATTGTGCGATTTGGTATGAACGAGAAAGTAGGTCAGGTGAGCTTTGATGCAGGCCAGCAAGGTGATCCGATGTTTACTAAACCCTACTCGGAAGAAACCGCTCAATTGATCGATCAGGAAGTTCGCGTTCTCATTCAAAAAGCTCATGAGCGCACTACGGAGTTGCTGACAAAACATAAAGAAGATGTGCGACGAGTAGCCGAGCGTTTATTAAAGAATGAAATTTTAAGTCGTGATGATATGATCGAACTACTAGGACCGCGGCCGTTCCAAGAAAAGTCCACATATGAAGAGTTCGTTGAAGGTACCGGTTCATTCGAAGAGGACACGTCTCTGCCTAAGGGATTACAAAATTGGAATAAGGAAAAAGATGAGAGTAAGGAAACGCACCCACCGAAGCCTGTCCCCACGCCATAA